In Rattus rattus isolate New Zealand chromosome 9, Rrattus_CSIRO_v1, whole genome shotgun sequence, a genomic segment contains:
- the LOC116910269 gene encoding 60S ribosomal protein L10-like gives MRKRKGLGSPKSRFCRGVPDAKIRIFDLGRKKAKVDEFPLCGHMVSDEYEQLSFEALEATRICANKYMVKSCGKDGFHIRVRLHPFHVIRINKMLSCAGADRLQTGMRGAFGKPQGTVARVHIGQVIMSIRTKLQNKEHVIEALRRAKFKFPGRQKIHISKKWGFTKFNADEFEDKVAAKRLIPDGCGVKYIPERGPLDKWRALHS, from the exons ATGAG gaagcgcaagggcctgggttcccCAAAGTCCCGTTTCTGCCGAGGGGTCCCCGATGCGAAGATCCGCATCTTTGACCTGGGTCGGAAGAAGGCGAAGGTGGACGAGTTTCCACTCTGTGGCCACATGGTGTCCGACGAGTACGAGCAGCTCTCTTTTGAGGCCCTGGAGGCCACACGCATCTGTGCCAACAAGTACATGGTGAAGAGCTGTGGCAAGGACGGCTTCCACATCCGAGTGCGGCTGCACCCCTTCCACGTCATCCGCATCAACAAGATGTTGTCCTGCGCGGGCGCTGATAGGCTCCAGACCGGTATGCGAGGTGCCTTCGGGAAACCACAAGGTACCGTGGCGAGAGTCCACATCGGCCAGGTCATCATGTCCATCCGCACCAAGTTGCAGAACAAGGAGCATGTGATCGAAGCCCTACGCAGAGCCAAGTTCAAGTTCCCCGGCCGCCAAAAGATCCACATCTCCAAGAAGTGGGGATTCACCAAGTTCAACGCAGATGAATTTGAAGACAAGGTGGCGGCAAAGCGGCTCATCCCCGATGGCTGTGGAGTCAAGTACATCCCTGAACGTGGCCCTCTGGACAAGTGGCGAGCCCTGCATTCCTGA